One Argiope bruennichi chromosome 5, qqArgBrue1.1, whole genome shotgun sequence DNA segment encodes these proteins:
- the LOC129969146 gene encoding membrane-associated tyrosine- and threonine-specific cdc2-inhibitory kinase-like: MFSAMKSPLPTPKFYQEKSFSSKKERLPRSIVKPPPTPRVRYSSLGRSVNSDRHSSHSKSINSDRAQSISFLDSKSSLSSNYDSNSDQLYFHQCFEVICKLGSGSFGDVFKVKCFEDGKFYAVKKAKEPFIGKADRERKLQEVQKHEQLPSHPNCVKFYKAWEEKQILYIQIELCKCSLSQYAEENHNITENVVWYFLCDLLQAVKHLHDHNLVHLDIKPENIFITEDGICKLGDFGLVHDITKPISDACEGDPKYIAPEVMEGKFTKAADIFSLGITILEVAVDLDLPNGDETWHKLRNLQIPLSFLRGLSFQLNQVITIMMEPNYEKRLSVDEILKLDIIQNMLKKRRKMIQSLELKKKTETSGSDRSFFSDWSSSISDDVFESVPILMDASATKLCNEKSLSVDEQVNLSNSFENSRPRYGMSTPSSYRFWADYHTSGSPCLSGPRRKQMSPRGDSSPVFTKSPRLQLFNGTSDDEDPASNQPAKNLLSVFDALSPS, from the exons ATGTTTTCAGCAATGAAATCTCCTCTTCCTACACCGAAGTTTTACCaggaaaaatcattttcatcaaaaaag GAAAGACTTCCTCGTTCAATTGTGAAGCCTCCACCTACACCTCGAGTTAGGTATTCATCTCTTGGTAGGTCAGTGAATTCAGATCGCCATTCATCACATAGTAAATCAATAAATTCTGATCGTGCTCAGAGCATCAGTTTTTTAGATTCGAAGTCAT CTTTATCATCAAATTATGATTCAAACAGTGACCAACTATATTTTCACCAGTGCTTTGAAGTTATATGCAAACTTGGATCTGGATCATTTGGAGAT gtttttaaagtaaaatgttttgaagatgGCAAGTTTTATGCTGTCAAAAAAGCTAAGGAACCTTTTATTGGCAAAGCAGAcag ggAGAGGAAATTACAGGAAGTACAAAAGCATGAACAATTACCCAGTCATCCAAactgtgtaaaattttataaggcttgggaagaaaaacaaatactttaCATCCAGATAGAATTGTGCAAATGCag TTTAAGTCAGTATGCTGAGGAAAACCataatataactgaaaatgtTGTGTGGTATTTCTTATGTGATTTGTTGCAG gctGTCAAGCATTTGCATGATCATAATCTAGTCCATTTAGACATTAagccagaaaatatttttataactgaagaTGGTATCTGTAAACTAGGAGATTTTGGTCTTGTCCATGATATAACAAAA CCTATTTCTGATGCTTGCGAAGGTGATCCAAAATACATAGCTCCAGAAGTGATGGAAGGGAAATTTACTAAAGCAGCTGATATTTTTAg CTTGGGCATCACTATCCTAGAAGTAGCTGTGGATCTTGATCTTCCTAATGGTGACGAAACTTGGCATAAATTACGGAATTTACAGATTCCTTTGAGTTTTttaagag GCTTAAGTTTTCAACTAAATCAGGTTATTACTATTATGATGGAACCGAATTATGAAAAGAGACTCTCCGttgatgaaattctaaaattagataTCATACAAAAT ATGCTTAAAAAAAGACGAAAGATGATCCAGTCTTTGGAATTA aaaaagaaaacagaaacatCTGGAAGTGATCGATCTTTCTTTTCTGACTGGAGCTCGAGTATATCTGATg ATGTTTTTGAAAGTGTACCTATACTAATGGATGCTTCAGCAACAAAACTTTGCAATGAAAAAAGTCTTTCAGTTGATGAACAAGTAAATCTTAGCAACAGTTTCGAAAATTCAAG accGCGTTATGGTATGTCAACACCAAGCAGTTATCGTTTTTGGGCTGATTATCATACCTCAGGTTCACCATGCTTATCTGGACCCAGAAGAAAACA GATGTCTCCTAGAGGTGACAGTAGTCCGGTGTTTACAAAAAGTCCTCGTTTACAACTTTTTAATGGCACCTCAGATGATGAAGATCCTGCTTCAAATCAAccagcaaaaaatttattaagt gTTTTTGATGCATTATCTCCGAGTTAA
- the LOC129968887 gene encoding translation initiation factor eIF-2B subunit gamma-like, whose amino-acid sequence MEFQAVIMAAGTGSRMREITSGISKCLLPVGNVPLIMCSLNIVKKAGFSSAIVLVRENEKAKIQSAIEDKFGLKLDIIGIPKNEDWGTADSLRYIKDKIKSHVVVLSCDIISDFNLQNMLNAHRCQGSSLTILLVPFPKSLKEADMPGSKKKCKFERDIIAMDSSGKLIFINSEADFEETVPFKLSILEKNSEVKVYSNLMDAHVYIIKKDLVNFIVNSEHISTLKGEFLPAAVKKQFTSKKQNSKGECEASLSSILNQDWIDLKKLAFELSSAYSGRILKPALEDEFVCFSYIDRDCFCTRVNTLVAYADINKKITKNFSIMGVEPSKTHQYPKSQVDAESVVGENTELLAKASIKQTALGSNCKLSEKVKITNSIIMDNVTFGKECSIQNSIICSNVILEDNCSFKNSVIGPDQTIKTLTKLNSEILHGSEHLMQI is encoded by the coding sequence ATGGAATTTCAAGCAGTTATAATGGCCGCTGGTACTGGTTCAAGAATGAGGGAAATAACTTCAGGAATTTCAAAATGCTTATTACCTGTTGGAAATGTACCTTTGATCATGtgttctttaaatattgtaaagaaagctggattctcttctGCAATAGTATTAGTACGAGAAAATGAAAAGGCTAAAATTCAAAGTGCCATTGAAGATAAGTTTGGATTGAAGTTAGATATTATTGGTATACCAAAAAATGAAGATTGGGGTACTGCTGatagtttgcgatatatcaaagataaaataaaatcacatgtTGTTGTTTTAAGTTGCGATATAATATCagattttaatcttcaaaatatgttGAATGCACATCGTTGTCAAGGCTCATCATTAACCATTTTGTTAGTGCCTTTCCCTAAATCACTAAAAGAAGCAGATATGCCTGGATCCAAAAAGAAATGCAAGTTTGAACGTGATATCATTGCCATGGATTCTAgtggaaaactaatttttatcaattcagaGGCTGATTTTGAAGAAACTGTACCTTTTAAGTTAagtattcttgaaaaaaacaGTGAAGTCAAAGTCTATAGTAACTTAATGGATGCTCATGTGTATATCATAAAAAAGGATTTGGTCAATTTTATTGTAAACAGTGAGCATATTTCAACTTTAAAGGGGGAATTTTTACCAGCTGCTGTTAAAAAGCAATTTACTTCTAAAAAACAAAATAGCAAAGGTGAATGTGAAGCATCATTAAGTAGTATTCTAAATCAAGAttggattgatttaaaaaaacttgctTTTGAGTTGAGTTCTGCATATTCTGGACGTATCTTAAAACCCGCTTTAGAAGatgagtttgtttgtttttcttatatCGACAGAGATTGCTTTTGTACTAGAGTTAATACTTTGGTTGCTTATGCagatatcaacaaaaaaataacGAAGAACTTTTCCATAATGGGGGTTGAACCATCTAAAACTCACCAATATCCAAAATCGCAAGTTGATGCAGAAAGTGTTGTTGGAGAAAATACTGAATTACTTGCCAAGGCATCTATCAAACAGACTGCATTGGGTTCTAATTGTAAATTAAGTGAAAAAGTCAAAATAACAAACTCTATTATAATGGATAATGTGACCTTTGGAAAAGAGTGCTCAATACAGAATAGTATAATTTGTTCTAATGTTATTTTGGAAGATAATTGTAGCTTCAAAAACAGTGTTATTGGACCAGATCAGACTATTAAAACTTTGACGAAATTAAACAGTGAAATTTTACATGGTTCTGAGCAtcttatgcaaatataa